A segment of the Mycobacterium intracellulare ATCC 13950 genome:
AGTGGCGGATGGAATCAGCGATATGACGTGCCCACTCCTCTACCCGCCACTGAAATTGGACCTACGACTAGCCCCCCCACAGTGCCACCGATAACCACGGGCGGCCTTGTCCCAGCATGACCGTCAAATGACAAAAAGCGACGACATGACGTCTTCTGCGCTGCAGCATTTCTCCGATGCTGGTGCCTGGCGCGCGGCCACATGGTCAGCGCCGTTTGTCGTCCAACCCGTCTTAGGGATATTGCTGATCGTCATGTGGCTGCTGGGCAAGTGGCCGTTCGAAACGCATAGTGCGCACGCCGGAGAACGCGCATGGATGCTGGCCGCCGTCGCCATCACAACCCTGACGTCGCTCTTGGTCAGCGCCGCACTGCTCAGGTCGCGGTCGCCGCTCAATCGCGGCCTCGGTCTCAGCCTCGCGAGCTGTTCAGTCGTTGTACTGGCGGGCGGCACGATTTTCGCCTATATGGTGCTGCGCTGATGACCGATAACAAAACAATGCACACATCGATGGGCCTATACGGTCCGCTGACTTTTGCAGTAGCCATGGTCCACGTTTTCGCGGTCGACCTTGCCACCTGGCTGTTCGTTCTGCCGATGTGGCCCTTCGTATTTATCGTTCTTCCAATAACGCTGGCGTACATCGGCGTCAGCGCGCTGGTTGCTAGGGCACCAGGTCGATGGGGCCAGGTTGGCCGCGGAATGATGATTGGCAGCCTGTCCGGACCACTCTCACTCTTGGTCTTCATTCCCGCTTTCATCATCGCCGGGGCGATAGGCCCGCTCTGACGCGACGGAACCGTTACGGCTACTGCGCCATCGCGCACCCACCCAGCGGCGAGTATGTCCAGGAGAGCATGCCGTGCCAGCTACTATCGCTTGGGTGTCGGACGGCGAACAAGGCAAACCACGTCGGCGCCGGGGACGGCGCCGCGGTCGTGGCGCTGCGGCTTCGTCCGAGAAGCAGACCAACGGTCAAGTAAACGGCGATTCGACAGCCACCAAACCGCGCCGATCGCGCGGGTCCCGCCGCGGGCCGGAGCGGTTGCGCACGGTCCACGAGACATCCGCGGGCGGGCTGGTCATCGACGGGCTCGACGGACCGCGCGACTCGCAGGTCGCCGCCCTGATCGGCCGCATCGACCGGCGCGGACGGATGTTGTGGTCGCTGCCCAAGGGCCACATCGAACTCGGTGAGACGGCCGAACAGACAGCCATTAGAGAAGTAGCCGAAGAAACCGGCATCAAGGGCAGCGTGCTGGCCGCGCTTGGGCGCATCGACTACTGGTTCGTCACCGACGGCCGCCGCGTGCACAAGACCGTGCATCACTACTTAATGCGCTTCTCCGGCGGCGAGCTCTCCGACGAGGACCTTGAAGTCGCCGAAGTGGCCTGGGTGCCCATGCAAGAACTGCCGTCACGGCTGGCCTACGCCGACGAACGCCGCCTGGCCCGGGTCGCCGACGAACTGATCGACAAGCTGCAAAGCGACGGCCCGTCCGCGCTTCCCCCGCTGCCGCCCAGCGCGCCGCGGCGCCGCCCGCAGACGCATTCGCGGACCCGGCATTCTGACAAACCGGCCACGGGCCGGAAGAACGGCCACGGACCGGGGCCGTGACGGCGCCGCTTCTCCGTCGGGCCGGCTTGCTGCGCATCGCGGCCGTGCTTGGCATCGTGGCCGGACTCGCGGTACTCGCCGGGCCCGTGGTTCCACCCGCGGCCGCGGGCGAGCCGGGGGTGACGCCGTTCGTGCGGGTTCGCATCGACCAGGTCACCCCGGACGTGGTCACCACGACCAGTCCACCCGTTGTGACGGTCAGCGGCATGGTGATCAACATCGGCGACCGCCCCGTTCGCGACGTGATGGTCCGCCTTGAGCACGCCGGCGCGGTCACCACGTCCGCGGGCTTGCGAACCACCCTGGACGGCGACACCGACCGGTACGAGGCGGCCGCCGATTTCCTCACCGTGGCGCCCGAACTGCAGCGCGGGCAAAAGGTCGGCTTCACCCTGTCGGCCCCGCTGCGCGCGCTGACCAAACCGTCGCTGGGAGCCGAAAAGCCGGGCATCTATCCGGTTTTGGTCAACGTCAACGGCACGCCCGACTACGGCGCTCCAGCCCGGCTGGACAACGCGCGCTTCCTGCTGCCGGTGGTCGGGGTGCCGCCCGACCGCGCCGACGACGTGGGCTCCGCCGTCGCGCCCGATACCTCCAAACCCGTGGGGATCACCATGCTGTGGCCGCTGGCCGATCGGCCACGGCTGGCCCCCGGCGTGCCAGGGGGAACCATCCCGGTCCGGCTGGTCGACGACGACCTGGCGACCTCACTGGCCAGCGGTGGCCGGCTCGACATCCTGCTGTCGGCGGCCGAGGTCGCGACCAGCCACGACGTCGACCCCGACGGCGCCGTCGGCCGCGCGCTGTGTTTGGCGATCGACCCCGACCTGCTGGTCACCGTCAACGCGATGACCGCGGGTTACATCGTGTCCAATTCGCCCGACGGCCCGGGTCAAATTCCGGGCACCCCGACCCACGCCGGCACGGGACAGGCCGCCGCGACCGAATGGCTGAACCGCCTGCGCGCGCTCGCGCACCGGACCTGCGTGGCCCCGCTGCCCTACGCACAAACCGACCTGGACGCGTTGCAGCGCGTCAACGATCCCGGCCTCACCGCCACGGCCACCACCACCGGCAACAGCATCGTCGACAAAATCCTGGACGTCTCTTCAACCCGCGGCGCCACGCTGGTGCCCGACGCCCCGCTGACCAACCGCGCGGTCAAGCTGCTCGGCGCCAACGAGAGCACGGTCGCGATCACCGCCGCCGACCTGTCGGCCGCCGACGCGCAGGGCTCCTCGGAGACCGCCGTCGACACCGCGCCCCGGCGATTGTCCCCACAGGTCGCGGTCGCGCCGTTCGATCCGGCCGTCGGGGCCGCGCTGGCGGGCGCGGGATCCAGCCCCGAGGTGCCCACCTACCTGGACCCGTCCCTGACGGTCCGGCTGGCGCACGATTCGGTGACGGCACGCCGCCAGGACGCCTTGGGCTCGATCTTCTGGCACGCGCTCCGGCCCGACGACGCGCCGCGCGCCCAGATCCTGGTCCCGCCGGCCACGTGGAACCTGCAGGCCGACGACGCGCAGGTCATGCTCACCGCGCTGAGCACCTCAATCCGCTCCGGTCTGGCGGTGCCGCGCCCCCTGCCGGCGGTAATCGCCGACGCCTCGTCGCGCACCGAAGCCCCCGAGGAAGCCGGCGCCTACGCCTCCGCGCGCGGGCAGTTCAACGACGACGTCACCGCCGCGATCGCCGGCCAGGTCGGCCGGCTGTCGGGATTGACGTCCGCACTGATGACCGACGACCGCACCGGACTGACCGGCGTCCAATACACGGCGCCGCTGCGCGAGGACATGCTGCGCGCGCTGAGCCAGTCCGAACCGCCCGACTCCCGCAACGGGTTGGCGCAAGAGCGCCTGGCCGTGGTCGGTAAGACGATCAACGACCTGTTCGGGGCCGTCACGATCGTCAACCCGGGTGGCTCGTACACGCTGGCCACCGAGCACAGTCCGCTGCCGTTGGCGCTGCACAACGGCCTGAGTGTTCCGATCCGGGTGCGGGTGCACGTGGACGCCCCGCCGGGGATGAACGTCACCGACGTCGGGCAGATCGAACTGCCGCCCGGTTACCTCCCGCTGCGCATTCCGATCGAGGTGAACTTCACCCAACGCGTCGCCGTCGACGTGACGTTGCGGACGTCGGACGGTCTGCGGCTGGGCGAGCCGGTGCGGCTGTCCGTGCATTCCAACGCCTACGGCAAGGTCCTGTTCGCGATCACGCTGTCGGCTGCGGCGGTGCTGGTGCTGCTGGCGGGCCGGCGGCTGTGGCACCGCTTCCGCGGCCAGCCCGATCCCGCCGACCTGGATCGCCCCGACCCACCCCACGCCCGGCACGCGGCCGAATCCGGCGCCACGCACGACGACGCCGACCAACGGGTCGAACAAGAGCACCGAGTATGAC
Coding sequences within it:
- a CDS encoding NUDIX hydrolase — protein: MSDGEQGKPRRRRGRRRGRGAAASSEKQTNGQVNGDSTATKPRRSRGSRRGPERLRTVHETSAGGLVIDGLDGPRDSQVAALIGRIDRRGRMLWSLPKGHIELGETAEQTAIREVAEETGIKGSVLAALGRIDYWFVTDGRRVHKTVHHYLMRFSGGELSDEDLEVAEVAWVPMQELPSRLAYADERRLARVADELIDKLQSDGPSALPPLPPSAPRRRPQTHSRTRHSDKPATGRKNGHGPGP